The Vitis vinifera cultivar Pinot Noir 40024 chromosome 7, ASM3070453v1 genomic interval CTATTTTCTCACATTTAGTTTATagttaaaatacaaaaaataaatataattaaaattagctatgaatttgtataatttaaaatatttagtttttatattaaagaagaaatattaatattaaaaaatatataaaattaatttatcaactttaaatctactttttattttctctgacttttttctcattattttcccttaaatttataattattatttatttggagCCAAACAAAGCTGAATGGATCACTatgcaatgaaaataaaaatctccataattgaatttgacaaatgaattttatatatcTTATGGGTACTATTCTTGCATATGATTTAACTTTAGTGTTGCTATTTCCAAGAAAGATctattgctaactttagcattGCTTGTTCCAAGACAAGATTATcaccttttattttcttggtgaCATGAAAGATGATGTGAGAAGTTAAATTACATAAACACTAACTTGAGATTAGGGCAACTAAGgtgatatatatgtataaaagaCAAACATTTCCTCCCTTAACAAAGTGATCATCCTCAAAAGATTCTATAggtaataaaaaacaaaagagaaaagaaaagaaaagaaaagaaaagaaaaagacatcATCACTTAATGCAAATAATTAAAGtactatatatatgtataagcCATTCTATGTACATGTGGATTTGAACAACAGTTTCTAAGTTACTTGTGTCACAATGTACCAAGGTGTTACCATTGTAAGCTACCAATTTGGCATATAAGAAGAGAAGATTGGAAAATAGTGGGCTATCCATGTATATTGAATTGATATTGGGTGAAGCCCACACACTCACCCACACAGCCTCATTTTATTTATGCTAGGGAACTAACTTTGTATAGATTTAGGCTTATTCTGTAGTGTAGGTTGAGGGCCTAAGATTCTTAATTAAAGGATTAAAAATAGATGAATTAATTGTTGGaaggcagagagagagagagattgtgGTAAGGAATATGGAAATGGTTTGTTGAGAAGGCTGGAATCACAACAGCAGCCAGCCCTTGGATCCTGCACTGTCCTAGTGATTGCTGATTATCTAGGTATTTGAATGCttgtttgtgtttattttggCAACAATGTCCTCTTCGCTGTTGGGTGGCTATATGGTTATAGTTGGTTATGGTGAAGGTCATATGAGGTTCCTTCATCTATGCACTGTTACTAGAGTGTATCTTCTATGTATGAATTGAGGCCTATGAAACTATTTTACCAATTTGATTGTGTGATTGGGCTGCCCAACCCAACTTTGGGCTGATCAATTGGAATTTATTCATCCAACAACACCACTTCACCATACCAATGTAAAACCTCCATAATATACAtagtttttccattttttttaattttttttatttatgcttgttgacatattttatttttaattgatttattggaaaaaatttaaatcaatttttatttctaattgatttacattggaattgaatttcttttaaaatagtaTCGTTTGTGTTTAgctatttaatataataaaattagaattctaAACCACCTCTACTTAAATCATTTATAACAATTAATTGTAtttctttaaatgattttgattaaaaaaaaaatcatgaagcAATTAATTGGGtcatacattatttttattttattatgacctatttatgttatatatatatatatatatatatatatatatatatatatatatatatatttgttgttgcaatcttttgttttataatttattttcattgattttttatttattatatattactttttttaaaaaaaactaaatttagtTATTGGAAAGTTTGAATAGAAAGTCAAtcagaaggaaagaaaatggtgaataaaatttcttttatttggatatccataaaaatttcaaaagaaataaaattaaattattaactaaCACACTTGTAGACCCCCTTGGAGTaaggagttttttttcttttctttttatgacCACACTCAAAGTGGGCTACATTGGGCGGCCATGGAATTGATGGGTGAGCTATTCGGCTGCTAGATGGGACTTGCGTGGGAGAGTTGCAAAGAGCAGGTCTGAGGATTGACAGGAGgaaagagggggggggggggggggggtgtggttgtagagcatttttttttttaggtgagTTTTGTGTTAGCTTGGAGGGAAAACTTGCTGGAAGGGAAGATAAAAGAGATGTTGAGCTGAGATTCTTGAAGAGGAGAGAGCTTTTACAGAGAAAACGAGGAACGGAAGCAGAAGGAGGAGATTGCAGCTTGCTGGAAGCCAAGCAATATTTTGCTCCAGGGGAATCATTCAGGTTTAACTATTTCACACCTTAGgctctccattttttttaacagaCATACCATGCTCCTTGTtgatatttggatttttttgttttgacgTTTGAATGTGTTAAGCCTGTTTCCCATTTCTGTTTACTTGATCTCTATTTCACCTGAATGCGTTGCATGGTAGTTATGCCATTGTTCATGTGTTAAGATCACTCAAACCTTCCCACTAGCTTTTAAAACTCATCAGCACTTATGGAATGGAGCTAgatttaaatatgttattttcgTTTGTGCACGCTCTGTTTTTCTTTACCTTAATCTCTGTTCTTGGTATATTTTGGGGTGTTGAGTATCACGTTTGAGGTTGGCCGTCTTGTTTAGGGGTGTTTTCAAAAGGGCACCATGAGCCATTTTTTCATACTGTTGGAAATTTCTGGGTGTTTGAGAGTCATATGGATCACATTGAATGCTTAGGAAGAGATGTGGAAAGGTGATTCGGGaaagagagtaaaaaaaaaaaggattggttCTTGAAGGAAACTGCTCCGACGGCGACACACGGTCCTGCTCAACTTGCTCTGACCATCCGAGTAGTTGCACCGATCACCAGTAACGGCGGCAACATTTTCTGGGTGCTGTCGGATTGCCGCCATTACTTTCGTCTCTACTGCGTTAACGCATGGTTGAAGCTCAACGCGTCGTGCCATGTTTCCCACATTTTCATACTCTCTCTTGCAATCTTGTTTTTTTGGTCCCACACCCCCACCTTCATCAACAAGTCTCCACCTCACATCCCGGAAGTTCATATTCTAGGAGATCCATTCCCGCGGGCTGTCAATGCATTGACGATTGAGATTAATCGGAGTTTTTCTATGTTGCGGGAGATCGCATCTGGAAGAGACTTAAAGAAATCCCTTATTATTATTGCTGGCCTGTGGGTTCTGTCCATGGATGAGCGGTTTTGAGTGGTAAGAAGAAGCTAAGAGGAGGGCCATTTCGTTTTTGTGGCAGTTGAGAGGAAGAGAGGGGAGCAAGGAGAGGTTGAATACATGGAGAAGTGAAAGTTGGAATGAGGGTCCCAAACATCATCAACCCATTTCCATTCTTCCCATTTTCTCATGTAGCCACCTaacccaaaatttttttttcgcTATTTTCCTCCGCTTAAACTGTGTCCACTTTTCTTTTATGCGTGTGCTGCCCACGTTTCCATTttaattctctatttttttttattttccaaaattttaattcccAAAACTTTTATCTTCAAAAgttcgatttccaaatttaattttcaatttccaaaattccaattttctcatttatttatttaatcattattattttcgttattattattattttatttatttatttattttttaaattctatctttaaataattcttcaaaaattcgatttccaaatttaattttcaatttccaaaatttcaattttcatatttatttatttaatcatcattatttttgttattattattattattttatttatttatttatttttaaattttcatctttaaataattcttaaaaattccaatttccaaatttaattcccaatttctaaaattctaattttcacatttatttatgtaatcattattattttcattattactattattctatttatttatttatttatttttaaaatttcatctttaaataattatttaaaatttcggTTTCTAATTACCAAAATTCCAATTattacattcatttatttaatcattattatttttgttattattattattctatttatttatttttaaaattttatctttaaataattctttaaaatttcggtttctaattttcacatttatttatttaatcattattattttcgttattattattattctatttatttatttttaaaatttcctctttaaataattttcaatttccatatttccaaatttaatttcaaatttccaaaatttcaatcttcacatttatttatttaatcattattatttcatttgtttatttatctacttatttttaaaattcaatctctaaataattattcgaaattccgatttctaaatttaatttccaatcttcaaaatcccattttttacatttatttatttaatcattattactttcattattattattattattttatttattcattcattcatttttaaaattccaatttcaaataattccttaaaattccaattttcaaatttaatttccaatttccaagattccatttttcacatttatttatttaattattattattattattttattattattattttatttatttatttatttaaaattccattcaaataattcttcgaaattccgatttccaaatttaatttctaattttcaaaattctatttttcatatttatttatttaatcattattattttgtttattattattatttatttatttttaaaattgcatctttaaataattctttagaatttcaattcttaaatttaatttccaaaattccaattctcaaatttaatttccaaaactccaattcttcaaaaaaatgtccgaaattctaattttcaaaacttccatttttaaataatttccaagtttccaattttcataatttaatttttataactctaattcttaaatttaatttccaaaattccaattcttaaatgtaatttccataattccaatttttaaattttattttcaaaattctaatttctttcaaatttaatttccaaaatttcaattcttaaattttattttcaaaaccccaattctcaaataattttcaaaattccaatttgtttcaaatttagtttccaaaattccaattctcaaatttactTCCCaggactccaattttcaaataattttcgagactccaattttcaaataaattccaaaaatccagttttctctcgaatagttttaattccactacCAGTTGTTAAATACTTAtttaattctaccacttttcatcTTTCCTTAAGATTCAGGGTCACCAAAAATctcgtttttaataaacttgttgCCTTTTTCTTTCAGGCAAACACCTTCataaatttttcatttgattttaaaataatttttctatttctcttgattttaaataagcaagaatgcaattttcataattccaaaataatggaatttgtgagacttaTTCATgtaagataaattgggctttggtgggggtcctacatatgagttttttCTTCTGATTGTCAACTAACATGCTTAATGAATATTACTTGATTTTTATCTTGATATTTGATATGcatatgataattttatacttaagCTAACTTTGttttcatgatagcgcactattacTTTCTGCTAAGGTACGTTCCTAtttctacttcatttatttattcattctcatgctcaatttgttttattattcgaTCATTGTaatggtatccattgatttctttATCAATTGTCACGCTTGCTTCACCTTacttagtagagacccatttttaggggcttaaatgggtgctatggtctttaccaTACTTTTccaatgagtaacctgacccccaaacccagactcggtttttcacagacctgtttttcctttaggagtcacacttagtgtttttctttcttattttgtttttccctttaaaaacaaaacaaatataagtGACGACTtcaagtattttctaaaaaaactcgtattttcattaaataaataaaaagtgagtttcGTCATCTAGTGGGAACACATCGAGccaaaatgcagggtccacaaacaacacttttttaaacttttcttttttctattgaaGTAAATATTCTAGAATTTTCCATCatagtttatttgttttttggtttttgtgtcatccaaatagaagaaaataaatttttaatgttttatttatttatttatttatttatttatttatttttatcattttcccataaccaaatatattctaaatagttttttttttcattttcaaagaacccaatatatttttaaatagttttaatcaattattatgAGATATTTTTAAGTCGAAGTTAAATTATGCTTGATTATCAatctatatataatttattaagtgTTTATAATTAACTAATATTAATTAAGGTGAAAAACATAGTAGTAAAAGTGGTGGAGCTATGAGAAGATATTAAatccttttttaaatcaaaattgaacttttttcaaaataaaatttttattatataaattaaaattagaatttatatGAATAAAAGGTTTATTTAATTAACTTTATTCTTATAATTAAGATTTTAAGTTAAACATAGTATTGGGTGAAGGTTTAGGTTTGATATTAGtcttttcctaaatttttgaagaatgaCATAAGCATAAggctaaaattataaaaaaaaaataatcatttttagatATCAATTGTTTCCACAATCAAATGGTTAAACTAAATTCCGTTCTTAAATTTAAgataatacattttttatttctattagtaCAACACTTATAATTTAGCAGCAAAGTTTTTCACTACTTAATTTCTAGTTTTATTAACATTGGAGTTGGGTTTGGATGCCCAAGTGGGTTGGCCTGATAAGGAGAGCATTTTATGAGAATTTAAAACTATTCAGAAATTgacacttttaaataaaaaaaacaaagttttttttttcttggagaaTTGTCTCTCCCTGAAAAACATGAGAGAGagataaatatgttttttttttcttcttatctctttgaatataaaagaaacatatattcttctttctaaagaaaaaaaggtaatttcttgatgtttttcttgtttttcttcgTAAAATTGAAGGTCAAAGCTTTTATACTATGAAAAAAGAATAGTTCTCATATTTTTAGTTTCATTCATGACTTGAGACGAGAAAATTGGTTATTGAAACAACTAATTGGGATTCTTAGACATTTTAAAAGATAACTTAGAAgctttatttttcatcattggtaTCAAAACCCTATTAGGTTGTTTTCTggcttttattctttttgtttatttttttgtgtgttttaGAAGAAgcaagaatgttttttttttttttgtacaaaaaaataaataagaagaattttttatttttttctagttGTGGTTAATAAAAACATTGttcctgaatttttttttttttaagaactaataaaataagaaaatgggataaatattttttctagatATGGATATggttccaaagaaaaaaaacaacgCTCTCAAACAAAAACAGAAGTGGAGAAAAAAATAGGTGGAAGTGCACCCACTACTACAAGAACATGCCTCTATTTGGGACGAAATGAAGTggacaacaaaaaagaaaaaaaaaagaagaggttTTTGGTTATAGTTCTAGAAAACCCTCATTTTCCAAGACAAATAAAGtggaatgtttttttttcttttaaatgtgtttttgaaaaaaataaaaagaataataattatacaatgGAAGTTAAATTTGTGTCAGTCTATTTATTGAACTCAGATGTGAGTGATTTAGCCTTGTTGGTTAGAATCCTTCCCATGCCCGCTTGAGACCCAAGTTCTAGTCTTACTACCTTCATTCCTactagaagtttttttttttttttttttttttaatttagactaTGACTTAGtgtctaatatatatatatatatatatatatatatagatatataaaatattaaataaaagaggAAAGATGAGGGATTGCCCATGAAGGGGCTTGATCCCATGACACTAAGTTAAAtgctttttttgaaaaagattatGGTTATTGAAAAAAAGACATTGTGTAcaattcaaatattattcattttttaatttcaagggAGATGATTAGTTCTTCTTCTATGTGTTACTTTTTTATATTGTGTACATTTGCTATGCAAGAGATAACATGAATATTTATCATTTGATAAATGAGTATGTCATGCATGTCTTTAGTTTTTGTAAATATGTTATTGATATATGCTAAttgtataatattatttttatggaGTGGGAGGTTTTaggttaaaaagaaatttaagtaatttcttgccaaaaattagaaatacttgcatagatttcttttaatttttaataattaaaattgtatataggAGCTAATTGGGAACATAATGAACTTTCATTTCTATTGCATTTTAAGATTATTACATATTAGAAGATTATTAGAGCAAGTAAAAGTATCAATATCCATAAAAGTACCAATTAATAAGATTATGCAATATCTCTAAGTAATTGAATATGTCAACTATAACTAGGAACATCATAATAGAACTAAACAAGGGTGAGAAATTGAATGGTGATAACTATGAGATTTGGCATCGCTAAGTTCAGTAGATCCTTGAAGAGCAATAGGCTCTCGAAACATTGAATCATGTCATGTAAGAACCTAAATAAGGAAACTTTACTCAACATAGAAGGGATCGGGAGGCTTATGTGAtcaggaagaaaaaaattggcTTGCATTACATTGTTAAACTATATGCAAGATGATCTTTTGATTGAGTATGGGGTATACAAGACTACTCGTGAAATGTGTGAAGCTTTAAAGGAAAAGTATGGTGCACTTTCAATTACAAAGCTGAGTTgtaatgatttttgaaattacaaGATGCAATCGAACCATATAATTAAATACATCTTAGGGAGATAAAAAGAGAACTTAAGACATCCAAACATGTCTTCACTAATGAGCAACAAGTTGAGGTAGTTATCAAATCTCTACCAAAGAGGTGGGAACATATGAATAAACATATGTAGATGAATCCAGTTCTCGCAAAACTTCCATCTTTAAgtgtaacaaaaaattatttaagaagaATAAGAGATTTGATGATGtctcaaagaaagaaaagattgaGAGATACAAAAAGTTTAAGCGTGCTAAGAAGGATAAAAGCAAGTTGAAATGTTATAACTATTGCAACAAAGGTCACTTTATTTGTGAGTGTATTAAGTCAAAGTAGACTTAGTCCCCACTAACCATATAGTTAGAAACCAAGAAGCATATATAAAGTTTCGACGAATTAGTTTCAATACAAGATGGATCTATGTAGAAAATAACTCTAGAGTTGAGGTTAAGGGTATTGGAACGTGCAAATTGGAATTGCGTAGCTCTACTACCCTATTTCTACATGATGTTTTTTATGCTCCGGATATTTGATGGAACTTGGTCTCTCTATTAGTCATTCttgatttaggttttaatttaatttttcatgatttagtAGTGGAGTTGCATTTGAGAACAACATAATTTGGTTCTGGATTTATTTTTGGATGGTTTTATGATTCTTAACATTGATAACTATGTGTTGTCTAATACTAATGATAGTTATTATTCGTTAATGACTACTTCTAGAAATGCATATGATAATGTGATCATATGACATGCTAGCCTTGGGCATATTGGACAAGGAAGAAAGAATAGATTAGCTATAGAAAATCTTCTTGGTCAATTCACTAAATTGATATGTCAACTTGTAAATATTGTCTAGTTGATTAAACTACAAAAAAACCATTTAGAAAAGGAACTAGAGTTAAAATACCATTGCAATTGATCTATTATGACATCTATGGTCCTATAAATGTTAGAGTAAGGCATGGACCTTGTACTTCATCACATTTATAGACGACTTTACTTGTTACGATCATGTTTATGTAATTCTCATGAGTTAGATGCATTAGATTGTTTCAGACGCTATATTAATTTAGTTGAGAATCAGTAAGACAAAAGGATTAAAACATAAAGAACATATCGGGGTAAAGAATATCTATAAGGGCAATTTGAAGATTTATGTGATGAAAAGGGTATTGGTACACAATAAACTATTCCAACATgagaatatttctttttaactcCTTTTTTACTCAATTAgaagttttgtttcttttgtttaggAAATTTGCCAACAAGAGAATAtctctttttaatttcctttcgactctaattattttattttattttacataagaCTTAATTTTTCACCCTTTCAAATTTCGTCACGTGTCACCTTTTGAATTGCATATCATGTGTAATTTAATCCACCAAATTTTTTATGTCTGCAATAACATTAGAATGCAGAGATTGGGAAATCTACAAATTAAAGTGTTGAAAAAAGTATAATCATATCTACATAAGGGAAAAATACTGATATAGATACATTATGTTCTTTTTTACTTTGTCAAAGTGTGTCACACTAAGTTTTATTGACAAGATTTTTAGCAAGACAATTCTAATagtcaaataatttaaagaatGTTGTATTCTTTTTCATTCACTCGAGTTTTTCCTATTGGGTTTTTCTTAGCAAGGTTTTAGGAAGACATATGATCATCCAAGGggtaatattattaaatatgagatttttttttctattttactaGGATTAATAGATAATCTTCTATATGAATGTAAATATCTTCTAACTGATCTATAAAATGAGAGACCTATCGAAGAAATTATaacttgttcaattttttttttctaattactttattttatagCAAATAGAAATGATTATtgtttaattgtatttatattttaaaactatgtttcataaaaatatatatatttattgaaaataaagataattttgatAGTCTTACAagttttaattaaacaaaaatttgtttccaaCATCATATTATTCGAGCAAAAATATGAGGGAACTATAAACACTTTTTAACgattaaagtgtttttttaatatataaaaaaaaagtatggatAGACTTTTGAAAAtcgaattttaaaaatatggaaaataatttgaaataatcaattcctaaaaattcaaatagtaGGTGATTCTTcgaaaaatcagttttttttttgttttgttatataAGACAAATAAACAATAGGTGATTCTCCTTATAAGTGTTTGTAGTACTAGTTTAACTAGAATCATTCCCAAATAAATTTCTGGGAGTTGTTTTGAAAATAGCTAAAAATGCTTCTCAATTTGGAaacatctttctttttctttttttctaattgaaattagatgtttgataaatttttgaaaattactttaaaaaatttggaaaattactTTAGGATTCCTCCATCATCACTTGGTAGgtgattctataaaaaaaaaaaaaaaaaaaagaaaaaaaaaaagaaaaagaaaaaactctttTGCTATATAATACATtgcaaaaaatatcaaatacttATTTTGGTTTATATCAAAATACTGAGGGTTtatttagtaattgttttttaaaatagtttaaaaaaacagtttttaagaacagtttttaaaaattgttctatgatattttatagaacaaaagtttatttgaaaatttaaaatatttttaaatatgtttttaatagttttaaatatattttaaaaataattttatatctaatttttatttttaattattttacatgtttatataattattttttaaaacaactatatgaaaataagtga includes:
- the LOC104879950 gene encoding reticulon-like protein B2, with amino-acid sequence MSSSLLGGYMVIVGYGEGHMSLEGKLAGREDKRDVELRFLKRRELLQRKRGTEAEGGDCSLLEAKQYFAPGESFSNGGNIFWVLSDCRHYFRLYCVNAWLKLNASCHVSHIFILSLAILFFWSHTPTFINKSPPHIPEVHILGDPFPRAVNALTIEINRSFSMLREIASGRDLKKSLIIIAGLWVLSMDERF